The Arcobacter sp. F155 genome includes a region encoding these proteins:
- a CDS encoding sensor domain-containing diguanylate cyclase, whose protein sequence is MKSKYKVVFLITSLLIVLSISISFLNYAISFSSVQKQLKSQVLPLSLDNIYSDIQKYIIKPHLLSSTMANNSFLKDWLKEEQDISKIKKYLLTTRKEYALFNTFLVSAKTKNYYSQEGLLEVLKEENPLNEWYFDFIKSDKKHEINLDLNKFMSNNLIMFINYKIFDENSKLLGVTGVALKTSYINDILKTFRTHNHFIVSFYNKNGEIVLSERNINYDYISYEKDNMESFKEKLLSKESSIIEYEKDGDTYLLNSRYIPELDLYLTVEANLKDFTYKVTNVLYFNIFASLLITSVIAFLVYLIIKNYSKKLEFLSHNDALTKISNRRDFEFKLNTHFNLMKRKRNDICLIFIDIDNFKEINDKLGHHVGDRILVQFSKILKSEIRKTDLLARWGGEEFLISLIDSSVSDTKFLAEKLRVLIESDTKLNKIAKTHVTASFGVTKLEEDDTIDEAISRADKAMYLSKNHGKNQVSIL, encoded by the coding sequence ATGAAATCAAAATATAAAGTAGTATTTTTAATCACAAGTTTATTAATTGTTTTATCAATTTCCATCTCTTTTTTAAACTATGCAATCTCTTTTTCTTCTGTTCAAAAACAATTAAAAAGTCAAGTTTTACCTCTTTCTTTAGATAATATTTATTCTGATATTCAAAAATATATAATAAAACCACATTTACTCTCTTCTACTATGGCAAATAATAGTTTTTTAAAGGATTGGTTAAAAGAAGAACAAGATATATCTAAGATAAAAAAATATTTACTCACAACAAGAAAAGAGTATGCTTTATTTAATACTTTTCTTGTTTCTGCAAAAACAAAAAACTATTATTCACAAGAAGGTCTTTTAGAAGTTTTAAAAGAGGAAAACCCTTTAAATGAGTGGTATTTTGATTTTATAAAAAGTGACAAAAAACATGAGATAAATTTAGATTTGAATAAGTTTATGTCAAATAATTTAATTATGTTTATAAACTATAAAATCTTTGATGAAAACTCAAAGCTTCTAGGAGTAACTGGTGTTGCTCTTAAAACATCTTATATAAATGACATACTAAAAACATTTAGAACCCATAATCACTTTATTGTGAGTTTTTATAACAAAAATGGTGAAATTGTTCTATCAGAAAGAAATATAAACTATGACTATATATCATACGAAAAAGATAATATGGAGAGCTTTAAAGAGAAACTTTTAAGTAAAGAGTCTTCTATTATTGAGTATGAAAAAGATGGCGATACTTATCTGCTTAATTCTAGATATATTCCTGAATTAGATTTATATTTAACCGTTGAGGCAAATCTAAAAGATTTTACCTATAAGGTTACAAATGTCTTATACTTTAATATATTTGCTTCTTTATTAATTACATCTGTAATAGCATTTTTAGTTTATCTAATAATTAAAAACTATAGTAAAAAGTTAGAGTTTTTATCACATAATGATGCTTTAACGAAAATCTCAAACAGAAGAGATTTTGAGTTTAAGCTTAATACTCATTTTAATCTGATGAAAAGAAAAAGAAATGATATTTGTTTGATTTTTATAGATATAGATAACTTTAAAGAGATAAACGACAAATTAGGTCATCATGTTGGTGATAGAATCTTAGTTCAATTCTCAAAGATATTAAAATCAGAGATTAGAAAAACTGATTTATTAGCAAGATGGGGAGGAGAAGAGTTTCTTATTTCTCTTATTGATTCAAGTGTTTCTGATACTAAATTTTTAGCAGAAAAATTAAGAGTTCTTATTGAGAGTGATACAAAGTTAAATAAAATAGCTAAGACTCATGTAACAGCAAGTTTTGGTGTAACAAAACTAGAAGAAGATGATACGATAGATGAAGCTATATCAAGAGCTGATAAAGCTATGTATCTATCTAAAAATCACGGAAAGAATCAAGTTTCAATATTATAA
- a CDS encoding ATP-binding cassette domain-containing protein gives MQEEIIKIENLSHKYENKTIYTNLNLSIKEGSVYGILGKNGVGKSTLINILMGYIKPKEGTCSILNEFSHSLSSETKKKIALLHEGFIAYDFMTIKQNEEFYSSFYENWDKNIFYELIDLMNLSYEQKVSTLSFGQKSQVVLGTLFAQNAKLLILDDYSMGLDAGYRRLFIDYLKEYIKEKKVTVLITSHVMKDLVDLIDDIAIVQKGGDVYQDKMSNFIDKFRCYEIEDEKIDKSQIHRIEEFKGKKKIYSFEKFENLKEIQTSFEDKFLGFVGKY, from the coding sequence TTGCAAGAAGAAATTATTAAAATAGAAAATCTATCTCATAAATATGAGAATAAAACAATTTACACTAATCTGAACCTTTCCATAAAAGAAGGTTCTGTTTATGGCATTTTAGGGAAAAATGGAGTAGGAAAGTCTACCTTAATTAATATCTTAATGGGTTATATAAAACCAAAAGAAGGAACATGCTCTATCCTTAATGAGTTTTCCCATAGTTTGTCCTCTGAAACAAAAAAGAAAATTGCCCTACTTCATGAAGGTTTTATAGCTTATGACTTTATGACTATTAAACAAAATGAAGAGTTTTATTCCTCTTTTTATGAAAACTGGGATAAAAATATATTTTATGAGTTAATTGATTTAATGAATCTATCTTATGAACAAAAAGTTTCAACTCTCTCTTTTGGTCAAAAATCTCAAGTAGTACTAGGAACTCTCTTTGCACAAAATGCAAAACTTCTAATACTTGATGACTACTCTATGGGATTAGATGCAGGATATAGAAGACTTTTTATTGATTACTTAAAAGAGTATATAAAAGAAAAAAAAGTAACTGTCTTAATAACTTCTCATGTAATGAAAGATTTAGTAGATTTAATTGATGATATTGCAATAGTACAAAAAGGTGGAGATGTTTATCAAGATAAAATGTCAAACTTTATAGATAAATTTAGATGTTATGAGATTGAAGATGAGAAGATAGATAAATCACAAATTCATAGAATAGAAGAGTTTAAAGGCAAAAAGAAAATATATAGTTTTGAAAAGTTTGAAAACCTAAAAGAGATTCAAACCAGCTTTGAGGATAAATTCTTAGGTTTTGTAGGAAAGTATTAA
- a CDS encoding HMA2 domain-containing protein — MISTEDIIKIASYFTVIAHTPGRLRVRVNPKIKNESGNITLEDIENLPQKIDGINSIKVKKIIASVTITYDPTVFPPNLWDDLIANRNLSEITELINSLAKEVV, encoded by the coding sequence ATGATAAGTACTGAAGATATTATTAAAATAGCTAGCTATTTTACTGTTATAGCTCATACTCCTGGAAGACTAAGAGTAAGAGTAAATCCAAAGATTAAAAATGAAAGTGGAAATATCACTTTAGAAGATATTGAAAACTTACCACAAAAGATTGATGGAATAAACAGTATAAAAGTTAAGAAGATAATAGCTTCTGTAACTATCACTTATGACCCAACTGTTTTTCCTCCTAATCTATGGGATGATTTAATAGCAAATAGAAACTTAAGTGAAATCACAGAGTTAATAAATAGTTTAGCAAAGGAGGTTGTGTAA
- a CDS encoding DUF4857 domain-containing protein, whose translation MIYSIVKKEWLKIKYLVLSMFVLSIFVLAYFWFKIDFLFSTIEPKSMMWYRFITLEQKPYQYFSYLFYVTAILISCFQFIPEKMGKKIKIMIHLPIDMHKSLFMHLFVGFFYLLAVCTLFTISSYFILLNYYPYELIFIALKDLGFYLLSSIILYLGISATIIERQTSFSMLKLFITLFISVIFHKNIYNSFDLFWLVLLISMFFITLDSFYSIKEQRVKSKLFKLLLLVSFLLVSYFAYNTYINKYKQSSNKYYIFYSPIKKEFVYQKNFGGHHFKYGIKNKGSFDRETYESYLPFVYWRNLDIQKKLPIIIDNESFDKKTIKESRLSFSYKPKELKKQELDFFPFINPISNIGMIRFPEEFILFKDKEIRVYNFEEKLDLALTDKIKNLVDKHNVSFPIKNIWGKATNLKPFDLGYFFLDAKDKLFKINKADNKIYLKEVVYPENIEIKHIKISENRQQKLAGFAISKNNKFYLIDYKTLDFRALQLDNFDYKTMRLQLISNPKYYLIRYTDEKSYHVAIFDKNFEKIDQEIFK comes from the coding sequence ATGATTTATTCCATTGTAAAAAAAGAGTGGCTAAAAATTAAATATCTAGTACTTTCTATGTTTGTCCTTAGTATATTTGTGTTGGCATACTTTTGGTTTAAAATAGACTTTCTTTTTTCAACTATAGAACCAAAGTCTATGATGTGGTATAGATTTATTACTTTAGAACAAAAGCCATATCAGTACTTTTCATACCTATTTTATGTAACTGCTATTTTAATATCTTGTTTTCAGTTTATACCTGAGAAAATGGGGAAGAAAATAAAAATTATGATTCATCTTCCTATTGATATGCATAAATCTTTATTTATGCACCTATTTGTAGGCTTTTTCTATCTCTTAGCAGTTTGCACACTTTTTACTATTTCAAGTTATTTTATTTTATTAAATTATTATCCATATGAACTGATTTTTATAGCACTAAAAGACTTAGGTTTTTATCTACTCTCTTCTATAATTTTATACCTTGGAATAAGTGCAACAATTATTGAAAGACAAACTTCTTTTAGTATGTTAAAACTATTTATTACGCTATTTATAAGTGTAATCTTTCACAAGAATATATATAACTCATTTGATTTATTTTGGCTTGTTTTACTAATTTCAATGTTCTTTATTACATTAGATAGTTTTTATAGTATAAAAGAGCAAAGAGTAAAAAGTAAGCTATTTAAACTCTTACTTCTTGTATCTTTTTTACTTGTTTCATATTTTGCATACAATACTTATATAAATAAATATAAACAAAGTTCAAATAAATACTATATCTTTTATTCTCCCATTAAAAAAGAGTTTGTTTATCAAAAAAACTTTGGAGGCCATCACTTTAAGTATGGAATAAAAAACAAAGGAAGCTTTGATAGAGAAACATATGAGTCTTATTTACCTTTTGTTTATTGGAGAAATCTTGATATTCAAAAAAAGCTTCCTATTATAATTGATAATGAAAGTTTTGATAAAAAAACTATCAAAGAATCAAGATTAAGTTTTTCATATAAACCAAAAGAGCTAAAAAAACAAGAACTAGACTTCTTTCCATTTATAAATCCAATAAGCAATATAGGAATGATTAGATTTCCTGAAGAGTTTATTTTGTTTAAAGACAAAGAGATAAGAGTATATAACTTTGAAGAAAAATTAGATTTAGCTCTTACTGATAAAATCAAAAACCTAGTAGATAAACATAATGTTTCATTTCCTATAAAAAATATTTGGGGAAAAGCAACAAATCTAAAACCATTTGATTTAGGCTACTTTTTTCTTGATGCAAAAGATAAACTTTTTAAAATAAATAAAGCTGATAATAAAATATATCTAAAAGAAGTTGTTTATCCTGAAAACATTGAAATAAAACATATAAAAATAAGTGAAAATAGACAACAAAAGCTTGCAGGATTTGCAATTTCAAAAAATAACAAATTTTATTTAATAGATTACAAAACCTTAGATTTTAGGGCATTACAGCTAGATAATTTTGATTATAAAACAATGAGATTGCAACTTATTTCAAATCCTAAATATTACCTAATAAGATATACAGATGAGAAAAGCTATCATGTCGCAATTTTTGACAAAAACTTTGAAAAAATTGATCAAGAAATTTTTAAATAA
- a CDS encoding DUF2202 domain-containing protein has translation MPANLDEALLISQRIDVNDPQPIISQALRIAIYDECKAYEAYVRIIEKFGLVQPFVHIKESEARHYQALIFLLQKYNVEVPVNDWHLKIEAPNSFVEACELGVASEIQNIAMYDNLLTHVQEADIRDVFYQLQAHSYNNHLPAFRNCILNHYSTANDVQGFNQEQVMEKIGEYQMILEDMLNGNMDETKLTNLFSKLNLSMLSGAALGAAGVAFFNDYMNKKDKE, from the coding sequence TTGCCAGCAAATTTAGATGAGGCTTTATTAATAAGCCAAAGAATAGATGTAAATGATCCTCAACCAATAATTTCTCAAGCACTTAGAATTGCAATTTATGATGAGTGTAAAGCATATGAAGCATATGTAAGAATAATCGAGAAGTTTGGTTTAGTTCAACCTTTTGTACATATAAAAGAGTCTGAAGCTAGGCATTACCAAGCTTTAATCTTTTTATTACAAAAGTATAATGTGGAAGTGCCAGTTAATGATTGGCATTTAAAAATTGAAGCACCAAATAGTTTTGTTGAAGCTTGTGAATTAGGTGTGGCAAGTGAGATTCAAAATATCGCTATGTATGATAATCTTTTAACTCATGTTCAAGAAGCAGACATAAGAGATGTTTTCTATCAACTACAAGCACACTCATACAACAATCATTTACCAGCTTTTAGAAACTGTATTTTAAATCATTACTCAACAGCAAATGATGTGCAAGGTTTTAACCAAGAACAAGTAATGGAAAAAATTGGTGAGTATCAAATGATATTAGAAGATATGTTAAATGGAAACATGGATGAAACAAAATTAACAAACCTATTTTCTAAATTAAATCTTTCAATGCTTTCAGGAGCAGCACTAGGTGCAGCAGGGGTTGCATTTTTTAATGACTACATGAATAAAAAAGATAAGGAGTAA
- a CDS encoding YtxH domain-containing protein, which yields MNQNGNQNPQNMNVNQNQMNNMNQQNMYDPNIDNTRVGATPSMNINQNPYINQNQQFGNPQQNPQNQGLFNNSDFVKGALVGAAVTFLLTNKGAQETIMKAASKGTELFQAGMEELKERYEDAKAQMEANQNQ from the coding sequence ATGAATCAAAATGGAAATCAAAACCCACAAAATATGAATGTAAATCAAAATCAAATGAATAATATGAATCAACAAAATATGTATGACCCAAATATTGATAATACAAGAGTTGGAGCAACTCCTTCTATGAATATAAATCAAAATCCATATATTAATCAAAATCAACAGTTTGGAAACCCTCAACAAAACCCACAAAATCAAGGACTATTTAATAACTCTGATTTTGTAAAAGGTGCTTTAGTTGGAGCAGCTGTAACTTTTCTATTAACAAATAAAGGTGCTCAAGAGACTATTATGAAAGCAGCTTCAAAAGGAACTGAACTATTTCAAGCTGGAATGGAAGAGTTAAAAGAGCGATATGAAGATGCAAAAGCACAAATGGAAGCAAACCAAAACCAATAG
- a CDS encoding heavy metal translocating P-type ATPase has product MSNKFKIVHQTNSRVRYKYSLLDDKYIDENILKKDLEKLEGVESVRVNKLAKSVVVNFEDSKVLETVEKRLKDLTLDDLLESCKNEAVCVSCVSDEDPSIKGIVRASSALLAERFTKNDLIKATVSSVAAAPLLIEGSKELFEEGLTSKVLESAAVGISLYRKDYLAANSTNAMLELGEYIEETTVHKSDDLLKELAKPNVEEAWIEKEVDGKITEVLVKSSEIKTGDVVVVGVGNTIAVDGHILDGSASVNEVSMTGEAEPVIKRRGDRVISGTIIEDGRLRVWAEYVGADTATQRIKHYIENSLNEKSSVQLKATKLADKLVPVTLGLAGTSYVLTRDFERTASILQADYSCALKLATPVAFKTTISKAGHNGIMIKGAKSIESLNSADTFVFDKTGTLTEGELEVISVESYDDEWTEEDVLNLTASTEEHYFHPVAEAVVKAAKEKGFVHMHHEEVEFIVAHGVKTEVDGKQVVIGSRHFLEDDEKIDFGNAKSRIQKSLDNGKTLLYIGFDGKLLGTISLADNLRKNAKSSIKRLRELGVKNIVMLTGDTKKKASMIAQELDIDEVRAELLPTDKARIVKELMDQGKKVAFVGDGINDAPALISSHVGISMSRGADIAKATADVSLLKDDISAVVEAKELANNTMKLINNNFNATVGINSAILAGATFGLFSPIQTAVLHNGTTIGLLLNSIRGVKVNK; this is encoded by the coding sequence ATGAGTAATAAATTTAAAATAGTACACCAAACTAATTCAAGGGTTAGATACAAATACTCTTTACTAGATGATAAATATATTGATGAAAATATATTAAAAAAAGATTTAGAGAAATTAGAAGGTGTAGAAAGTGTAAGAGTTAATAAGTTAGCAAAAAGTGTTGTTGTTAACTTTGAAGATTCTAAAGTTTTAGAAACAGTAGAAAAGAGATTAAAAGATTTAACTCTTGATGATTTATTAGAATCATGTAAAAACGAAGCTGTATGTGTTTCTTGCGTTAGTGATGAAGACCCTAGCATAAAAGGAATTGTACGAGCTAGTTCTGCTTTACTGGCAGAAAGATTTACAAAAAATGATTTAATAAAAGCTACAGTTTCTTCTGTTGCTGCAGCACCTTTATTAATTGAAGGAAGTAAAGAACTTTTTGAGGAAGGACTTACTTCAAAAGTATTAGAAAGTGCAGCAGTTGGTATCTCTTTATATAGAAAAGATTATTTAGCTGCTAACTCTACAAATGCTATGTTAGAGCTTGGTGAATATATCGAAGAAACAACTGTTCATAAAAGTGATGATTTATTAAAAGAACTTGCTAAACCAAATGTTGAAGAAGCATGGATTGAAAAAGAAGTTGATGGCAAAATCACAGAAGTTTTAGTTAAAAGTAGTGAAATTAAAACTGGTGATGTAGTAGTTGTAGGAGTTGGAAATACAATTGCAGTTGATGGTCATATTTTAGATGGAAGTGCAAGTGTAAATGAAGTTTCTATGACTGGTGAAGCTGAACCTGTAATTAAAAGAAGAGGAGATAGAGTTATCTCTGGAACTATTATTGAAGATGGTAGATTACGAGTTTGGGCTGAATATGTTGGAGCTGATACTGCAACACAAAGAATTAAGCACTATATAGAAAACTCATTAAATGAAAAGTCTTCAGTGCAGTTAAAAGCTACAAAACTAGCTGATAAGTTAGTTCCTGTAACACTTGGACTTGCTGGTACTTCATATGTTCTTACAAGAGATTTTGAAAGAACAGCATCTATTTTACAAGCAGATTATTCTTGTGCTTTAAAACTTGCTACTCCTGTTGCTTTTAAAACAACGATTTCAAAAGCAGGGCACAATGGTATTATGATTAAAGGTGCAAAATCTATTGAGTCATTAAATAGTGCAGATACTTTTGTTTTTGATAAGACTGGAACTTTAACTGAAGGAGAGCTTGAAGTTATCTCTGTAGAGTCTTATGATGATGAGTGGACTGAAGAGGATGTTTTAAATCTTACTGCTTCAACTGAAGAACACTATTTCCATCCTGTTGCTGAAGCTGTTGTAAAAGCGGCAAAAGAGAAAGGTTTTGTTCATATGCACCATGAAGAGGTTGAGTTTATTGTAGCCCATGGTGTAAAAACAGAAGTTGATGGAAAACAAGTTGTTATTGGAAGTAGACACTTTTTAGAAGATGATGAAAAAATTGATTTTGGAAATGCAAAATCAAGAATTCAAAAATCACTAGACAATGGAAAGACACTTCTTTACATAGGGTTTGATGGAAAACTTCTTGGAACAATCTCTTTAGCAGATAATTTAAGAAAAAATGCAAAATCTTCTATTAAAAGATTAAGAGAACTTGGTGTTAAAAATATTGTAATGCTAACAGGTGATACTAAGAAAAAAGCTTCAATGATAGCTCAAGAACTTGATATCGATGAAGTTAGAGCAGAACTTTTACCAACTGACAAAGCACGAATTGTAAAAGAGCTTATGGATCAAGGAAAAAAAGTTGCATTCGTTGGTGATGGTATTAATGATGCTCCTGCACTTATCTCTTCTCATGTTGGTATTTCTATGAGTAGGGGAGCTGATATAGCAAAAGCGACAGCTGATGTAAGTTTATTAAAAGATGATATTTCAGCAGTTGTAGAAGCAAAAGAGTTAGCAAATAATACAATGAAGTTAATTAACAACAACTTCAATGCAACAGTAGGGATTAACTCAGCTATTTTAGCTGGAGCTACTTTTGGATTATTTTCTCCAATACAAACAGCAGTACTTCATAATGGTACTACTATAGGTTTACTTTTAAACTCAATTAGAGGTGTAAAAGTAAATAAATAA